From the genome of Heliangelus exortis chromosome 23, bHelExo1.hap1, whole genome shotgun sequence:
GCCGCCGATCCCCTTGCCCGCAATCAACATGGCGGCTGCCCTGATGCAAAATGGCCGCCGCCCCCCTTGCCCGCAACCAAAATGGCCGCTGCCCTGCTGCAAAATGGCCGCCGCCTCCCCTCAGCCAAGGGGCGGCcgctcctcctccctcttcccccagcAGCCCGGGGATCAGCTGAGCGGCAGCCGCCACACAAACCAAGACCGTGCCGGAGGCCCAGCGGATCGGCGGAGGAAGGAGccgctcctcctcctccttcttctcctcctcacGGCCTGAACCGGCGCTtccctgaggagaaggggaggaggagggggaagcgGCCATGAAGCCGCCTCTGAGGGGCGGCGGAGCGCGGTGAGGCTTCCTGCAGGAatctctccccttctcctcgGAGGCCACAAAGCCCTTCCCGCCTAAAACTCcggggagaagaggaggaggaaggggagggagaaggcGGAGGGTGGGAGAGGGCCCCGCGGCCATGAAGCTGTGGCGCCTGTTGTGCCGCCACAAGACGGCCCTGGGCTTGGGCAGCCTCTCTCTCTTCGCCGCGGTCCTGCTTTACCTGGCCAAGTGCACCTCCGAGGGCTTACggcctctccctgctccccgGGGGCTCCCTCACAACCAACCCGCCGCCATACCCCCTCGGGGGGCCCGGGGGCCGCAGTTCCCCGCGGCTCCTCCGCTGTCCCCTGAGGAAACGGCGTTCATGGCCGTGTTGGTCACCAGCGGCCCGAAATACAGCGAACGCCGCAGCATCATCCGCAGCACTTGGTTGTCCTCCCGCCCGCCTCACGATGGCATCTGGAGCCGCTTTGTCATCGGTACCGGAGGGCTGGGAGCCGAGGAGCTGAGGAGTTTGGAACTGGAACAGAACCGCCACGGAGATCTCCTCCTTTTGCCGGAGCTGCGGGATTCCTACGAGAACCTGACCGCTAAAATCCTGGCTGCTTACGTCTGGCTGGATCTGCACCTGGATTTCCAGTTCGTCCTGAAAGCCGACGACGATTCCTTCGTGCGTTTGGATGTGCTGGTGGAGGAGCTGAGAGCCAGGGAGCCGCATCGCCTCTACTGGGGATTCTTTTCGGGCCGCGGTCGGGTGAAATCCGGTGGGAAGTGGAAGGAGAGCGCTTGGGTGCTGTGTGATTATTACCTCCCTTACGCCCTGGGCGGGGGTTATGTGATTTCCGCGGATTTGGTGCGTTATCTGCGCCTCAGCAGGGATTACCTGAACATGTGGCAGAGCGAAGATGTCTCCCTGGGGGTCTGGCTGGCGCCCATCGACGTGAAGAGGGTGCACGACCCTCGCTTCGACACGGAGTATAAATCCCGGGGTTGTAACAATAAGTACATAGTAACTCACAAGCAGAGCATCGAGGACATGCTGGAAAAGCACCAGACCCTGGCTAAAGAAGGAAAACTCTGTAAAGAGGAGGTTAAGCTGAGGCTTTCCTACATGTATGACTGGGGGGTGCCTCCTTCTCAGTGTTGCCAAAGGAAGGATGGGATCCCctgaaaggctgagggaagaaAACTTTGAGTTGTTGATTGACTCTGAGCTTGGTTACTGTTacctgggggtgggggaaaaaaatcccgGTGAGGAGGGCTTGAAAATGACTCAAAAGATTTTGCACGATTCACTATGTCACCACCAACGAAACCCTGGAATCCTAATTGCTGCTGATGTGGCATGATGTAGAGgtgtttgaaaaacaaatagaTGACAAAAAGCAGATGGGAAGGGTCGGGTGGCAAGACTGAGGGTGGCAAACAATGGGTTGCAAAATATGGATAGTACAGAAAACTTGGGGGAGACAACTTGGATGAAAAGTTGCTGGAAGATTTTTAGCAGACCCTAAGATTTATTTAGTAAAGATATAGGGCTTAGTAAGACTGTGAAACTG
Proteins encoded in this window:
- the B3GALT6 gene encoding beta-1,3-galactosyltransferase 6; the protein is MKLWRLLCRHKTALGLGSLSLFAAVLLYLAKCTSEGLRPLPAPRGLPHNQPAAIPPRGARGPQFPAAPPLSPEETAFMAVLVTSGPKYSERRSIIRSTWLSSRPPHDGIWSRFVIGTGGLGAEELRSLELEQNRHGDLLLLPELRDSYENLTAKILAAYVWLDLHLDFQFVLKADDDSFVRLDVLVEELRAREPHRLYWGFFSGRGRVKSGGKWKESAWVLCDYYLPYALGGGYVISADLVRYLRLSRDYLNMWQSEDVSLGVWLAPIDVKRVHDPRFDTEYKSRGCNNKYIVTHKQSIEDMLEKHQTLAKEGKLCKEEVKLRLSYMYDWGVPPSQCCQRKDGIP